From the genome of Populus trichocarpa isolate Nisqually-1 chromosome 15, P.trichocarpa_v4.1, whole genome shotgun sequence, one region includes:
- the LOC7454489 gene encoding methyl-CpG-binding domain-containing protein 13 isoform X2: MGDPKSDDWLPEGWRVEVKVRNSGKKDKFYFPPTGGFRFNSKIEVSRYLNGSHPKSEEKVVIEKTVPEGLPLGWTKEIKVTKKGGRIRRDPFYTDPVSGCVFRSMKEAHRYIESGVVGRLAFKRNRKDNYVVELKDDKTCSPAVAEKQDLEVNETPSPVTGDQSLKACEIAKHEQILNSASTGECIIVSEHTSDQYESVAKKQKLEVNRTQSSIISDHSLKSCKIAKDEQTLSLASAGEYTAVSEHASDKCVSVAKKQKLEVSGMPSPIISDRTWKSCVIAKDEHIHDSASRGECKAVSEHTSDQCVSATKKQQLTVDRNPSSIISDQSLKSCEISKDKQILPSASTGECTAVSKHTLIQCGVGAESSSSEFPEAKGSNRTEEKCDFVRTSFVEDPSRGVPEDKLLLEVGETRKEIKRAGLRKSKNKNDINLPRRASKRLAGIPLAPTPELKAITRVRRAAVEPGNEIIASTSEQASCGELDTELNTKNAFDTSKSTERPVESNESKHGIVDMEHAGKAGSGKERNEKHECAVISSPGKLASAEHGGKIETANNSGEKPGLPFGLPLEELWQDPCIAFAIKTLTGAPVDSDSIKVSPGSSNNEFVGMAVLDEHAGKEDIGNNGNLFIPEHARGVETSSKADEKPVSPLNLPFADAWSDPCIEFAIKTLTGAIPLDFDVIQDCLPQQAGSLQQQQSSGFTLPNVGEFCQAEFLCQQFGTSEKPSFNQAAMVGPALPHTKHANLGYSAGPSRRLHSEERSNKRRR, translated from the exons ATGGGGGATCCTAAATCCGATGACTGGTTGCCAGAAGGTTGGAGGGTAGAAGTTAAAGTGAGAAATAGCGGTAAAAAAGATAAG TTTTATTTTCCTCCCACGGGTGGATTCAGATTCAACTCCAAGATTGAGGTATCTCGCTATCTCAACGGAAGCCATCCTAAATCTGAAGAAAAG GTTGTAATCGAGAAGACTGTACCAGAAGGGTTACCTCTGGGATGGACCAAGGAAATCAAAGTAACAAAGAAAGGTGGCAGAATCAGAAGAGACCCG TTTTACACTGACCCTGTAAGTGGATGTGTTTTCCGCTCCATGAAGGAAGCACATCGCTACATTGAAAGTGGTGTGGTAGGAAGGCTGGCATTCAAGCGAAACCGCAAAGACAACTATGTTGTAGAGTTGAAAGATGATAAAACCTGT TCACCAGCTGTAGCCGAGAAACAAGATTTGGAAGTCAATGAAACACCGAGTCCAGTTACAGGTGACCAGAGCTTGAAGGCATGTGAAATTGCAAAACATGAACAGATACTCAATTCGGCCTCTACAGGAGAGTGCATAATTGTCTCTGAACATACTTCTGATCAGTATGAGTCAGTAGCCAAGAAACAAAAGTTGGAAGTCAACCGAACACAAAGTTCAATTATAAGTGACCATAGCTTGAAGTCATGCAAAATAGCTAAAGATGAACAGACACTTAGCTTGGCCTCTGCAGGAGAATACACAGCTGTCTCTGAGCATGCTTCTGATAAGTGTGTCTCTGTagccaagaaacaaaaattggaAGTCAGTGGAATGCCAAGTCCAATTATAAGTGACCGGACCTGGAAGTCATGTGTAATTGCTAAAGATGAACACATACATGATTCAGCTTCTAGAGGAGAATGCAAGGCTGTCTCTGAGCATACTTCTGATCAGTGTGTGTCTGCAACTAAGAAACAACAATTGACAGTTGACAGAAATCCAAGTTCAATTATAAGTGACCAGAGCTTGAAGTCGTGTGAAATTTCTAAGGACAAACAGATACTTCCTTCAGCCTCTACAGGAGAATGCACAGCTGTCTCCAAGCATACTCTTATCCAGT GTGGAGTAGGAGCTGAATCAAGCAGCTCAGAATTTCCTGAGGCTAAGGGTTCCAACCGAACAGAAGAGAAGTGTGATTTTGTTAGGACTTCATTTGTTGAAGATCCTTCACGTGGTGTTCCAGAGGATAAACTACTATTGGAAGTTGGGGAGAcaagaaaggaaattaaaaggGCTGGATTAAGAAAAtccaagaataaaaatgatatcaacCTTCCTCGTCGGGCCTCAAAGCGTCTTGCTGGCATTCCACTAGCTCCAACGCCAGAACTGAAGGCAATAACTCGAGTTCGTCGAGCTGCAGTTGAACCAGGTAATGAGATAATTGCTAGTACAAGTGAGCAGGCTTCCTGTGGTGAGCTTGACACTGAGCTGAATACAAAGAATGCATTTGACACCTCCAAAAGCACAGAAAGGCCAGTGGAGTCAAATGAAAGCAAGCATGGTATTGTGGATATGGAGCATGCTGGAAAGGCAGGATCAGGAAAGGAGAGGAACGAGAAGCATGAATGTGCTGTTATTTCATCTCCTGGTAAACTCGCTTCTGCAGAACATGGTGGAAAGATTGAAACTGCCAATAATAGTGGTGAGAAGCCAGGACTGCCTTTTGGCCTGCCACTCGAGGAGTTATGGCAAGATCCATGCATTGCCTTTGCAATAAAAACTCTCACTGGCGCTCCTGTTGATTCCGATAGCATTAAAGTGTCACCAGGTTCAAGCAATAATGAATTTGTGGGCATGGCTGTTTTGGATGAGCATGCTGGGAAGGAAGACATTGGGAATAATGGAAATCTGTTTATTCCAGAACATGCTAGAGGGGTTGAAACTAGCAGCAAGGCTGACGAGAAGCCAGTATCTCCTCTCAACTTGCCTTTTGCTGATGCGTGGTCAGACCCCTGCATTGAATTTGCAATAAAAACTCTCACAGGTGCCATTCCACTGGACTTTGATGTGATTCAGGATTGCCTTCCACAGCAAGCTGGCTCTTTGCAACAGCAACAGAGTAGTGGCTTCACCTTGCCAAATGTAGGTGAGTTTTGCCAAGCTGAATTTTTGTGCCAGCAATTTGGCACTTCAGAGAAGCCTTCATTTAATCAAGCAGCTATGGTAGGGCCTGCATTGCCGCACACTAAACATGCTAATTTAGGATACTCAGCTGGACCTAGTCGACGCCTGCATAGCGAAGAAAGAAGCAATAAACGTAGAAGATAA
- the LOC7454489 gene encoding methyl-CpG-binding domain-containing protein 13 isoform X4 — MGDPKSDDWLPEGWRVEVKVRNSGKKDKFYFPPTGGFRFNSKIEVSRYLNGSHPKSEEKVGSNDQWSSNKVVIEKTVPEGLPLGWTKEIKVTKKGGRIRRDPSPAVAEKQDLEVNETPSPVTGDQSLKACEIAKHEQILNSASTGECIIVSEHTSDQYESVAKKQKLEVNRTQSSIISDHSLKSCKIAKDEQTLSLASAGEYTAVSEHASDKCVSVAKKQKLEVSGMPSPIISDRTWKSCVIAKDEHIHDSASRGECKAVSEHTSDQCVSATKKQQLTVDRNPSSIISDQSLKSCEISKDKQILPSASTGECTAVSKHTLIQCGVGAESSSSEFPEAKGSNRTEEKCDFVRTSFVEDPSRGVPEDKLLLEVGETRKEIKRAGLRKSKNKNDINLPRRASKRLAGIPLAPTPELKAITRVRRAAVEPGNEIIASTSEQASCGELDTELNTKNAFDTSKSTERPVESNESKHGIVDMEHAGKAGSGKERNEKHECAVISSPGKLASAEHGGKIETANNSGEKPGLPFGLPLEELWQDPCIAFAIKTLTGAPVDSDSIKVSPGSSNNEFVGMAVLDEHAGKEDIGNNGNLFIPEHARGVETSSKADEKPVSPLNLPFADAWSDPCIEFAIKTLTGAIPLDFDVIQDCLPQQAGSLQQQQSSGFTLPNVGEFCQAEFLCQQFGTSEKPSFNQAAMVGPALPHTKHANLGYSAGPSRRLHSEERSNKRRR; from the exons ATGGGGGATCCTAAATCCGATGACTGGTTGCCAGAAGGTTGGAGGGTAGAAGTTAAAGTGAGAAATAGCGGTAAAAAAGATAAG TTTTATTTTCCTCCCACGGGTGGATTCAGATTCAACTCCAAGATTGAGGTATCTCGCTATCTCAACGGAAGCCATCCTAAATCTGAAGAAAAGGTAGGAAGCAATGACCAGTGGTCCTCAAACAAG GTTGTAATCGAGAAGACTGTACCAGAAGGGTTACCTCTGGGATGGACCAAGGAAATCAAAGTAACAAAGAAAGGTGGCAGAATCAGAAGAGACCCG TCACCAGCTGTAGCCGAGAAACAAGATTTGGAAGTCAATGAAACACCGAGTCCAGTTACAGGTGACCAGAGCTTGAAGGCATGTGAAATTGCAAAACATGAACAGATACTCAATTCGGCCTCTACAGGAGAGTGCATAATTGTCTCTGAACATACTTCTGATCAGTATGAGTCAGTAGCCAAGAAACAAAAGTTGGAAGTCAACCGAACACAAAGTTCAATTATAAGTGACCATAGCTTGAAGTCATGCAAAATAGCTAAAGATGAACAGACACTTAGCTTGGCCTCTGCAGGAGAATACACAGCTGTCTCTGAGCATGCTTCTGATAAGTGTGTCTCTGTagccaagaaacaaaaattggaAGTCAGTGGAATGCCAAGTCCAATTATAAGTGACCGGACCTGGAAGTCATGTGTAATTGCTAAAGATGAACACATACATGATTCAGCTTCTAGAGGAGAATGCAAGGCTGTCTCTGAGCATACTTCTGATCAGTGTGTGTCTGCAACTAAGAAACAACAATTGACAGTTGACAGAAATCCAAGTTCAATTATAAGTGACCAGAGCTTGAAGTCGTGTGAAATTTCTAAGGACAAACAGATACTTCCTTCAGCCTCTACAGGAGAATGCACAGCTGTCTCCAAGCATACTCTTATCCAGT GTGGAGTAGGAGCTGAATCAAGCAGCTCAGAATTTCCTGAGGCTAAGGGTTCCAACCGAACAGAAGAGAAGTGTGATTTTGTTAGGACTTCATTTGTTGAAGATCCTTCACGTGGTGTTCCAGAGGATAAACTACTATTGGAAGTTGGGGAGAcaagaaaggaaattaaaaggGCTGGATTAAGAAAAtccaagaataaaaatgatatcaacCTTCCTCGTCGGGCCTCAAAGCGTCTTGCTGGCATTCCACTAGCTCCAACGCCAGAACTGAAGGCAATAACTCGAGTTCGTCGAGCTGCAGTTGAACCAGGTAATGAGATAATTGCTAGTACAAGTGAGCAGGCTTCCTGTGGTGAGCTTGACACTGAGCTGAATACAAAGAATGCATTTGACACCTCCAAAAGCACAGAAAGGCCAGTGGAGTCAAATGAAAGCAAGCATGGTATTGTGGATATGGAGCATGCTGGAAAGGCAGGATCAGGAAAGGAGAGGAACGAGAAGCATGAATGTGCTGTTATTTCATCTCCTGGTAAACTCGCTTCTGCAGAACATGGTGGAAAGATTGAAACTGCCAATAATAGTGGTGAGAAGCCAGGACTGCCTTTTGGCCTGCCACTCGAGGAGTTATGGCAAGATCCATGCATTGCCTTTGCAATAAAAACTCTCACTGGCGCTCCTGTTGATTCCGATAGCATTAAAGTGTCACCAGGTTCAAGCAATAATGAATTTGTGGGCATGGCTGTTTTGGATGAGCATGCTGGGAAGGAAGACATTGGGAATAATGGAAATCTGTTTATTCCAGAACATGCTAGAGGGGTTGAAACTAGCAGCAAGGCTGACGAGAAGCCAGTATCTCCTCTCAACTTGCCTTTTGCTGATGCGTGGTCAGACCCCTGCATTGAATTTGCAATAAAAACTCTCACAGGTGCCATTCCACTGGACTTTGATGTGATTCAGGATTGCCTTCCACAGCAAGCTGGCTCTTTGCAACAGCAACAGAGTAGTGGCTTCACCTTGCCAAATGTAGGTGAGTTTTGCCAAGCTGAATTTTTGTGCCAGCAATTTGGCACTTCAGAGAAGCCTTCATTTAATCAAGCAGCTATGGTAGGGCCTGCATTGCCGCACACTAAACATGCTAATTTAGGATACTCAGCTGGACCTAGTCGACGCCTGCATAGCGAAGAAAGAAGCAATAAACGTAGAAGATAA
- the LOC7454489 gene encoding methyl-CpG-binding domain-containing protein 13 isoform X6, whose amino-acid sequence MGDPKSDDWLPEGWRVEVKVRNSGKKDKFYFPPTGGFRFNSKIEVSRYLNGSHPKSEEKVVIEKTVPEGLPLGWTKEIKVTKKGGRIRRDPSPAVAEKQDLEVNETPSPVTGDQSLKACEIAKHEQILNSASTGECIIVSEHTSDQYESVAKKQKLEVNRTQSSIISDHSLKSCKIAKDEQTLSLASAGEYTAVSEHASDKCVSVAKKQKLEVSGMPSPIISDRTWKSCVIAKDEHIHDSASRGECKAVSEHTSDQCVSATKKQQLTVDRNPSSIISDQSLKSCEISKDKQILPSASTGECTAVSKHTLIQCGVGAESSSSEFPEAKGSNRTEEKCDFVRTSFVEDPSRGVPEDKLLLEVGETRKEIKRAGLRKSKNKNDINLPRRASKRLAGIPLAPTPELKAITRVRRAAVEPGNEIIASTSEQASCGELDTELNTKNAFDTSKSTERPVESNESKHGIVDMEHAGKAGSGKERNEKHECAVISSPGKLASAEHGGKIETANNSGEKPGLPFGLPLEELWQDPCIAFAIKTLTGAPVDSDSIKVSPGSSNNEFVGMAVLDEHAGKEDIGNNGNLFIPEHARGVETSSKADEKPVSPLNLPFADAWSDPCIEFAIKTLTGAIPLDFDVIQDCLPQQAGSLQQQQSSGFTLPNVGEFCQAEFLCQQFGTSEKPSFNQAAMVGPALPHTKHANLGYSAGPSRRLHSEERSNKRRR is encoded by the exons ATGGGGGATCCTAAATCCGATGACTGGTTGCCAGAAGGTTGGAGGGTAGAAGTTAAAGTGAGAAATAGCGGTAAAAAAGATAAG TTTTATTTTCCTCCCACGGGTGGATTCAGATTCAACTCCAAGATTGAGGTATCTCGCTATCTCAACGGAAGCCATCCTAAATCTGAAGAAAAG GTTGTAATCGAGAAGACTGTACCAGAAGGGTTACCTCTGGGATGGACCAAGGAAATCAAAGTAACAAAGAAAGGTGGCAGAATCAGAAGAGACCCG TCACCAGCTGTAGCCGAGAAACAAGATTTGGAAGTCAATGAAACACCGAGTCCAGTTACAGGTGACCAGAGCTTGAAGGCATGTGAAATTGCAAAACATGAACAGATACTCAATTCGGCCTCTACAGGAGAGTGCATAATTGTCTCTGAACATACTTCTGATCAGTATGAGTCAGTAGCCAAGAAACAAAAGTTGGAAGTCAACCGAACACAAAGTTCAATTATAAGTGACCATAGCTTGAAGTCATGCAAAATAGCTAAAGATGAACAGACACTTAGCTTGGCCTCTGCAGGAGAATACACAGCTGTCTCTGAGCATGCTTCTGATAAGTGTGTCTCTGTagccaagaaacaaaaattggaAGTCAGTGGAATGCCAAGTCCAATTATAAGTGACCGGACCTGGAAGTCATGTGTAATTGCTAAAGATGAACACATACATGATTCAGCTTCTAGAGGAGAATGCAAGGCTGTCTCTGAGCATACTTCTGATCAGTGTGTGTCTGCAACTAAGAAACAACAATTGACAGTTGACAGAAATCCAAGTTCAATTATAAGTGACCAGAGCTTGAAGTCGTGTGAAATTTCTAAGGACAAACAGATACTTCCTTCAGCCTCTACAGGAGAATGCACAGCTGTCTCCAAGCATACTCTTATCCAGT GTGGAGTAGGAGCTGAATCAAGCAGCTCAGAATTTCCTGAGGCTAAGGGTTCCAACCGAACAGAAGAGAAGTGTGATTTTGTTAGGACTTCATTTGTTGAAGATCCTTCACGTGGTGTTCCAGAGGATAAACTACTATTGGAAGTTGGGGAGAcaagaaaggaaattaaaaggGCTGGATTAAGAAAAtccaagaataaaaatgatatcaacCTTCCTCGTCGGGCCTCAAAGCGTCTTGCTGGCATTCCACTAGCTCCAACGCCAGAACTGAAGGCAATAACTCGAGTTCGTCGAGCTGCAGTTGAACCAGGTAATGAGATAATTGCTAGTACAAGTGAGCAGGCTTCCTGTGGTGAGCTTGACACTGAGCTGAATACAAAGAATGCATTTGACACCTCCAAAAGCACAGAAAGGCCAGTGGAGTCAAATGAAAGCAAGCATGGTATTGTGGATATGGAGCATGCTGGAAAGGCAGGATCAGGAAAGGAGAGGAACGAGAAGCATGAATGTGCTGTTATTTCATCTCCTGGTAAACTCGCTTCTGCAGAACATGGTGGAAAGATTGAAACTGCCAATAATAGTGGTGAGAAGCCAGGACTGCCTTTTGGCCTGCCACTCGAGGAGTTATGGCAAGATCCATGCATTGCCTTTGCAATAAAAACTCTCACTGGCGCTCCTGTTGATTCCGATAGCATTAAAGTGTCACCAGGTTCAAGCAATAATGAATTTGTGGGCATGGCTGTTTTGGATGAGCATGCTGGGAAGGAAGACATTGGGAATAATGGAAATCTGTTTATTCCAGAACATGCTAGAGGGGTTGAAACTAGCAGCAAGGCTGACGAGAAGCCAGTATCTCCTCTCAACTTGCCTTTTGCTGATGCGTGGTCAGACCCCTGCATTGAATTTGCAATAAAAACTCTCACAGGTGCCATTCCACTGGACTTTGATGTGATTCAGGATTGCCTTCCACAGCAAGCTGGCTCTTTGCAACAGCAACAGAGTAGTGGCTTCACCTTGCCAAATGTAGGTGAGTTTTGCCAAGCTGAATTTTTGTGCCAGCAATTTGGCACTTCAGAGAAGCCTTCATTTAATCAAGCAGCTATGGTAGGGCCTGCATTGCCGCACACTAAACATGCTAATTTAGGATACTCAGCTGGACCTAGTCGACGCCTGCATAGCGAAGAAAGAAGCAATAAACGTAGAAGATAA
- the LOC7454489 gene encoding methyl-CpG-binding domain-containing protein 13 isoform X3, with protein MGDPKSDDWLPEGWRVEVKVRNSGKKDKFYFPPTGGFRFNSKIEVSRYLNGSHPKSEEKVGSNDQWSSNKVVIEKTVPEGLPLGWTKEIKVTKKGGRIRRDPFYTDPVSGCVFRSMKEAHRYIESGVVGRLAFKRNRKDNYVVELKDDKTCSPAVAEKQDLEVNETPSPVTGDQSLKACEIAKHEQILNSASTGECIIVSEHTSDQYESVAKKQKLEVNRTQSSIISDHSLKSCKIAKDEQTLSLASAGEYTAVSEHASDKCVSVAKKQKLEVSGMPSPIISDRTWKSCVIAKDEHIHDSASRGECKAVSEHTSDQCVSATKKQQLTVDRNPSSIISDQSLKSCEISKDKQILPSASTGECTAVSKHTLIQCGVGAESSSSEFPEAKGSNRTEEKCDFVRTSFVEDPSRGVPEDKLLLEVGETRKEIKRAGLRKSKNKNDINLPRRASKRLAGIPLAPTPELKAITRVRRAAVEPGNEIIASTSEQASCGELDTELNTKNAFDTSKSTERPVESNESKHGIVDMEHAGKAGSGKERNEKHECAVISSPGKLASAEHGGKIETANNSGEKPGLPFGLPLEELWQDPCIAFAIKTLTGAPVDSDSIKVSPGSSNNEFVGMAVLDEHAGKEDIGNNGNLFIPEHARGVETSSKADEKPVSPLNLPFADAWSDPCIEFAIKTLTGAIPLDFDVIQDCLPQQAGSLQQQQSSGFTLPNVGPALPHTKHANLGYSAGPSRRLHSEERSNKRRR; from the exons ATGGGGGATCCTAAATCCGATGACTGGTTGCCAGAAGGTTGGAGGGTAGAAGTTAAAGTGAGAAATAGCGGTAAAAAAGATAAG TTTTATTTTCCTCCCACGGGTGGATTCAGATTCAACTCCAAGATTGAGGTATCTCGCTATCTCAACGGAAGCCATCCTAAATCTGAAGAAAAGGTAGGAAGCAATGACCAGTGGTCCTCAAACAAG GTTGTAATCGAGAAGACTGTACCAGAAGGGTTACCTCTGGGATGGACCAAGGAAATCAAAGTAACAAAGAAAGGTGGCAGAATCAGAAGAGACCCG TTTTACACTGACCCTGTAAGTGGATGTGTTTTCCGCTCCATGAAGGAAGCACATCGCTACATTGAAAGTGGTGTGGTAGGAAGGCTGGCATTCAAGCGAAACCGCAAAGACAACTATGTTGTAGAGTTGAAAGATGATAAAACCTGT TCACCAGCTGTAGCCGAGAAACAAGATTTGGAAGTCAATGAAACACCGAGTCCAGTTACAGGTGACCAGAGCTTGAAGGCATGTGAAATTGCAAAACATGAACAGATACTCAATTCGGCCTCTACAGGAGAGTGCATAATTGTCTCTGAACATACTTCTGATCAGTATGAGTCAGTAGCCAAGAAACAAAAGTTGGAAGTCAACCGAACACAAAGTTCAATTATAAGTGACCATAGCTTGAAGTCATGCAAAATAGCTAAAGATGAACAGACACTTAGCTTGGCCTCTGCAGGAGAATACACAGCTGTCTCTGAGCATGCTTCTGATAAGTGTGTCTCTGTagccaagaaacaaaaattggaAGTCAGTGGAATGCCAAGTCCAATTATAAGTGACCGGACCTGGAAGTCATGTGTAATTGCTAAAGATGAACACATACATGATTCAGCTTCTAGAGGAGAATGCAAGGCTGTCTCTGAGCATACTTCTGATCAGTGTGTGTCTGCAACTAAGAAACAACAATTGACAGTTGACAGAAATCCAAGTTCAATTATAAGTGACCAGAGCTTGAAGTCGTGTGAAATTTCTAAGGACAAACAGATACTTCCTTCAGCCTCTACAGGAGAATGCACAGCTGTCTCCAAGCATACTCTTATCCAGT GTGGAGTAGGAGCTGAATCAAGCAGCTCAGAATTTCCTGAGGCTAAGGGTTCCAACCGAACAGAAGAGAAGTGTGATTTTGTTAGGACTTCATTTGTTGAAGATCCTTCACGTGGTGTTCCAGAGGATAAACTACTATTGGAAGTTGGGGAGAcaagaaaggaaattaaaaggGCTGGATTAAGAAAAtccaagaataaaaatgatatcaacCTTCCTCGTCGGGCCTCAAAGCGTCTTGCTGGCATTCCACTAGCTCCAACGCCAGAACTGAAGGCAATAACTCGAGTTCGTCGAGCTGCAGTTGAACCAGGTAATGAGATAATTGCTAGTACAAGTGAGCAGGCTTCCTGTGGTGAGCTTGACACTGAGCTGAATACAAAGAATGCATTTGACACCTCCAAAAGCACAGAAAGGCCAGTGGAGTCAAATGAAAGCAAGCATGGTATTGTGGATATGGAGCATGCTGGAAAGGCAGGATCAGGAAAGGAGAGGAACGAGAAGCATGAATGTGCTGTTATTTCATCTCCTGGTAAACTCGCTTCTGCAGAACATGGTGGAAAGATTGAAACTGCCAATAATAGTGGTGAGAAGCCAGGACTGCCTTTTGGCCTGCCACTCGAGGAGTTATGGCAAGATCCATGCATTGCCTTTGCAATAAAAACTCTCACTGGCGCTCCTGTTGATTCCGATAGCATTAAAGTGTCACCAGGTTCAAGCAATAATGAATTTGTGGGCATGGCTGTTTTGGATGAGCATGCTGGGAAGGAAGACATTGGGAATAATGGAAATCTGTTTATTCCAGAACATGCTAGAGGGGTTGAAACTAGCAGCAAGGCTGACGAGAAGCCAGTATCTCCTCTCAACTTGCCTTTTGCTGATGCGTGGTCAGACCCCTGCATTGAATTTGCAATAAAAACTCTCACAGGTGCCATTCCACTGGACTTTGATGTGATTCAGGATTGCCTTCCACAGCAAGCTGGCTCTTTGCAACAGCAACAGAGTAGTGGCTTCACCTTGCCAAATGTAG GGCCTGCATTGCCGCACACTAAACATGCTAATTTAGGATACTCAGCTGGACCTAGTCGACGCCTGCATAGCGAAGAAAGAAGCAATAAACGTAGAAGATAA